A window from Leptothermofonsia sichuanensis E412 encodes these proteins:
- the rpiA gene encoding ribose-5-phosphate isomerase RpiA, with the protein MSTELDPSTQMKKQVGEAAAAMVQSGSIVGLGTGSTAAFMIQALGDRLRTGDLKDIRGITTSFQGEVLARECNIPLSTLNEVDCIDIAIDGADEVDPQKNLIKGGGAAHTQEKLVAAFAKQFIVIVDSSKLVEKLNLGFLLPVEVLPRALNPVSKTIEKLGGKPQLRMAVKKSGPVVTDQGNLILDVKFENGIDNPAELEKTLNNIPGVLENGLFVGLTDLVLVGEVVDGKPVVRQI; encoded by the coding sequence ATGAGCACAGAGCTTGACCCCAGTACACAGATGAAAAAGCAGGTTGGAGAAGCCGCGGCAGCAATGGTGCAGTCAGGTTCTATTGTAGGCTTGGGAACCGGGTCAACGGCGGCATTTATGATCCAGGCATTGGGCGATCGCCTCAGAACTGGTGACCTGAAGGACATCAGGGGCATTACCACTTCATTTCAGGGCGAGGTACTGGCGCGGGAATGCAATATTCCTCTCAGCACATTGAATGAAGTTGATTGTATTGACATTGCGATCGACGGTGCTGATGAAGTGGATCCTCAAAAGAATCTGATCAAAGGGGGTGGGGCTGCTCACACTCAAGAAAAGCTGGTGGCTGCATTTGCTAAACAGTTCATTGTGATTGTGGATAGCAGCAAGCTGGTCGAGAAACTCAATTTGGGCTTTTTGCTACCTGTGGAAGTGTTACCACGGGCGTTGAATCCGGTTTCCAAAACCATTGAGAAATTGGGTGGTAAGCCCCAACTGCGAATGGCCGTGAAAAAATCTGGACCTGTTGTTACGGATCAGGGCAACTTGATTCTGGATGTCAAGTTTGAAAATGGCATTGACAATCCGGCTGAGTTGGAAAAGACCCTCAACAATATTCCAGGAGTGCTGGAGAATGGTTTGTTTGTCGGGCTGACAGATCTGGTTCTGGTGGGCGAAGTTGTGGATGGCAAACCAGTTGTGCGCCAGATATAG
- a CDS encoding response regulator transcription factor: MPLTILVADDDLGTRLSISDYLEATGYFVVSAENGREALRLVEDYQPHLVVTDITMPQMDGYELVRQIRQRPALRLLPVVFLTARTETRERVRGYQIGCDVYLSKPFELQELGAVIRNLLERQQMIESEWRFARGEGGLTGEGTQSPDAALKPEAHPETVEPDKKPLTAIASAAFNLTPREQEVLKVLADGFSNVQIGEHLHLSPRTVEKHVSSLLKKTDTSNRAELVRFAMDHHLV, from the coding sequence ATGCCTCTCACGATTCTTGTTGCAGATGACGATCTGGGCACCCGTCTATCTATCAGCGATTATCTTGAGGCAACCGGGTATTTTGTCGTCTCGGCTGAAAATGGCCGTGAGGCACTCAGGCTGGTTGAAGATTACCAGCCGCATCTGGTCGTAACGGATATCACCATGCCCCAGATGGACGGCTATGAGCTGGTGCGCCAGATCCGCCAGCGTCCGGCTCTCCGATTGCTGCCAGTTGTGTTTTTAACAGCAAGAACCGAAACGCGAGAGCGGGTGCGGGGTTATCAGATAGGCTGTGATGTTTACCTGTCTAAACCCTTTGAGTTGCAGGAACTGGGAGCGGTTATTCGCAATTTGCTGGAGCGCCAACAGATGATTGAGTCAGAATGGCGCTTTGCCAGAGGGGAAGGGGGGCTGACTGGCGAGGGAACTCAATCACCTGATGCGGCTCTTAAACCAGAAGCCCATCCAGAAACGGTGGAACCAGACAAGAAACCGCTGACCGCGATCGCGAGTGCAGCTTTCAATCTGACACCCCGCGAACAGGAGGTCTTAAAAGTACTGGCAGATGGCTTTTCCAATGTTCAAATTGGGGAACATTTGCATCTCAGCCCCCGCACCGTTGAAAAGCATGTGAGCAGTCTGCTCAAAAAAACAGACACCAGCAATCGTGCCGAACTTGTCCGCTTTGCCATGGATCACCACCTGGTATAA
- the moeB gene encoding molybdopterin-synthase adenylyltransferase MoeB — protein MLNPNLDDIQLTKDDYERYSRHLILPEVGLEGQKRLKAASVLCVGTGGLGSPLLLYLAAAGIGRIGIVDFDVVDSSNLQRQVIHGTSWVGKPKIESARDRIHEINPYCQVDLYETRLSSENALDIFKDYDVVVDGTDNFPTRYLVNDACVMLGKPNVYGSIFRFEGQATVFNYQDGPNYRDLYPEPPPPGLVPSCAEGGVLGILPGVIGVIQATETVKIILGAGKTLSGRLLLYNALDMTFRELKLRPNPVRPVINQLIDYEEFCGIPQAKAAEEKDKANMQEMTVQELKQLLDSGADDFVLIDVRNPHEWDIARIPGAVLVPLPDIENGSGVERVKELLNGHRLIAHCKMGGRSARALSILKEKAGIEGINVKGGITAWSKEVDSSVPEY, from the coding sequence ATGCTAAATCCCAATCTTGACGACATTCAGCTTACAAAGGACGACTATGAACGCTACTCACGCCACCTGATCTTGCCCGAAGTGGGATTGGAGGGGCAAAAGCGACTGAAAGCCGCCAGTGTTCTCTGTGTGGGTACGGGTGGTCTTGGTTCACCCCTGCTGCTTTACCTGGCAGCCGCAGGCATCGGACGGATTGGCATTGTTGATTTTGATGTCGTTGATAGCTCCAACTTGCAGCGTCAGGTGATTCACGGCACATCCTGGGTGGGTAAACCTAAGATCGAATCTGCCAGAGACCGGATCCATGAGATCAACCCCTATTGCCAGGTAGACCTCTACGAAACCCGCCTCAGTTCTGAGAATGCGCTGGACATCTTCAAAGACTATGATGTGGTAGTCGATGGGACAGACAACTTTCCAACCCGGTATCTGGTAAATGATGCCTGTGTCATGTTGGGCAAACCCAATGTCTACGGCTCCATTTTCCGGTTTGAGGGGCAGGCCACCGTCTTTAATTATCAAGATGGTCCCAATTACCGTGACCTGTACCCTGAACCTCCCCCACCCGGACTGGTACCCTCCTGTGCCGAGGGTGGCGTCTTAGGGATTCTTCCCGGCGTGATTGGGGTAATTCAGGCAACGGAGACCGTCAAGATCATCCTGGGCGCAGGCAAAACTCTCAGTGGTCGCCTCCTGCTATACAACGCTCTGGATATGACGTTCCGTGAATTGAAACTGCGTCCAAATCCAGTTCGTCCTGTGATTAACCAATTAATCGACTACGAAGAGTTTTGTGGTATTCCTCAGGCAAAAGCGGCTGAAGAGAAGGATAAGGCTAATATGCAGGAAATGACCGTGCAGGAACTGAAGCAATTGCTCGATAGTGGTGCCGATGACTTTGTCCTGATTGATGTGCGCAATCCCCATGAGTGGGATATTGCGAGGATTCCAGGTGCAGTGCTGGTGCCCCTGCCCGATATTGAAAATGGCTCTGGTGTGGAAAGGGTAAAGGAACTGCTCAATGGGCACAGATTAATTGCCCACTGCAAAATGGGTGGTCGTTCTGCCAGGGCATTGAGCATCCTGAAAGAAAAGGCCGGGATTGAAGGGATCAATGTGAAGGGGGGGATTACCGCCTGGAGCAAGGAGGTTGATTCCTCGGTGCCGGAGTATTAG
- a CDS encoding low molecular weight protein-tyrosine-phosphatase has product MPYKLLFVCLGNICRSPSAENIMNHLIQQAGLGEHIVCDSAGTSSYHIGSPPDRRMAAAAKQRGIVLRGRARQFTRSDFEAFDLILAMDRDNFAEITYLDPEGAYREKVRLMCDFCTDYTLKEVPDPYYGGPEGFNQVIDLLLDACEGLLAHVKQELAIGNQLS; this is encoded by the coding sequence ATGCCCTATAAGCTACTCTTTGTCTGCCTCGGCAATATTTGCCGTTCTCCATCGGCGGAGAATATTATGAATCATCTGATTCAACAGGCTGGGTTGGGTGAGCATATCGTGTGTGATTCGGCGGGCACCTCCAGCTACCATATCGGTAGCCCGCCTGATCGCCGCATGGCCGCAGCGGCTAAGCAGCGAGGGATTGTTCTGCGAGGGCGTGCCCGTCAATTTACCCGGTCAGACTTTGAGGCGTTTGATCTGATCCTGGCGATGGATCGGGATAATTTTGCCGAGATTACTTACCTTGACCCTGAGGGAGCATACCGGGAGAAAGTCCGCTTGATGTGTGATTTTTGTACAGATTACACCCTCAAGGAAGTCCCCGATCCCTATTACGGCGGTCCGGAGGGGTTTAACCAGGTTATCGATCTACTGCTGGATGCCTGTGAAGGGTTGTTAGCTCACGTCAAGCAGGAGTTGGCAATCGGCAACCAACTTTCATAA
- the murB gene encoding UDP-N-acetylmuramate dehydrogenase translates to MTLSYDPPKVNVSGVSRLTLEPYQYPQANNVQLLRLPGTDNLIKSLVPLATLTSFRVGGPAEWYVAPRTLEELQASFEWAQTQGLPVTMLGAGSNLLISDRGLDGLVIGTRRLRHSHFDLDTGLVTVGAGEPLPRLAWQAAEKGWQGLEWSVGIPGTVGGAVVMNAGAHGGCIADYLVSAQVLLPDGTSKILLPQDLHYRYRTSCLQGKGWVVTQATFQLQPGADPALVTATTADHLNHRRTTQPYHLPSCGSVFRNPGKYTAGWLIEQTGLKGYQIGGAQIAERHANFILNCGGATASDIFHLIRHVQQAVEQRWSLCLEPEVKILGEFQMA, encoded by the coding sequence ATGACTCTCTCATACGACCCTCCTAAAGTGAACGTGTCTGGGGTCAGCCGTTTGACCCTTGAACCGTACCAGTATCCTCAGGCGAATAATGTTCAATTGCTGCGACTACCTGGAACGGACAATTTGATTAAATCGCTGGTACCCCTAGCGACCCTCACATCTTTCCGGGTGGGCGGACCTGCCGAATGGTATGTGGCTCCTCGGACGCTGGAGGAACTACAGGCCAGTTTTGAATGGGCACAGACCCAGGGACTCCCCGTTACCATGCTGGGGGCTGGTTCCAATTTGCTGATTAGCGATCGCGGACTGGACGGTCTGGTAATTGGTACCCGTCGTCTGCGTCATTCCCATTTTGACCTGGACACCGGGCTGGTTACTGTCGGTGCAGGGGAACCACTGCCCCGGCTGGCCTGGCAGGCTGCCGAGAAAGGCTGGCAAGGGTTGGAATGGTCTGTTGGCATTCCTGGTACTGTTGGAGGTGCGGTTGTAATGAACGCAGGTGCCCACGGGGGCTGCATCGCTGACTACCTGGTCAGTGCTCAAGTCCTTTTACCGGATGGCACTTCAAAAATCTTGCTTCCCCAGGATTTGCATTACCGCTACCGCACATCCTGTTTGCAGGGAAAGGGATGGGTGGTTACTCAGGCAACCTTTCAATTGCAACCCGGTGCTGACCCGGCACTCGTCACGGCCACCACAGCCGACCATTTGAATCATCGTCGAACCACCCAACCCTATCATCTGCCCAGTTGTGGCAGCGTCTTCCGTAACCCCGGCAAATATACGGCGGGCTGGCTAATTGAGCAAACCGGGTTAAAAGGGTATCAGATTGGGGGTGCCCAGATAGCAGAACGCCACGCCAACTTTATCCTCAACTGCGGTGGAGCGACCGCCAGCGACATCTTTCATCTGATTCGCCATGTCCAGCAGGCTGTTGAGCAGCGGTGGTCTTTGTGCCTGGAACCTGAAGTAAAAATTTTGGGGGAATTTCAGATGGCCTAG
- a CDS encoding tetratricopeptide repeat protein, with product MSQANDFSEVDYQFYAVLTPEERRQKLQDEATPVEIRVMLLYQQGQTWADHQQYEAAISSYDQALAHAPGFCAAWYHRGLILEKLGRMEAAIASYDQMLQLKPDDARAWKSRGDVLLKMGRQREALANYEEALELDLEDAGIWRSRGRALKEIGDYEEALFSYDQLLQLEPEDYCAWRERAALLSRLRRYPEALESYDHALKIKPDAHHLWNLRALTLAKIDRHEEALESCEQALAVKPDEFNTWRVKTLVLEQLDRYEEEIESCDRALDLNPDDHELWIHRAAALKKLNRNPEALKSYDRALELSPADYKLWHQRGLTRRKLGQVNGAITDFERALELRPDFYAATRSKLFLLITTGHILTYFTDSSNLAEREKLYRDLRNVLDVFVKNKLPTLIVVALVVLSATQSRVIGITIAGIFLLITVISDFISESQQ from the coding sequence ATGAGCCAAGCCAATGATTTTTCAGAAGTGGATTATCAGTTCTATGCTGTTCTGACACCGGAAGAGCGCCGTCAGAAGCTTCAGGACGAGGCTACCCCGGTGGAAATTCGAGTGATGTTGCTTTACCAGCAAGGACAGACGTGGGCAGATCACCAGCAGTATGAGGCGGCGATCTCCAGCTATGACCAGGCGCTTGCCCACGCACCTGGTTTTTGTGCAGCCTGGTACCATCGGGGACTTATCCTGGAAAAACTGGGGCGGATGGAGGCGGCGATCGCCAGTTATGACCAGATGCTTCAACTCAAACCAGATGACGCGAGAGCCTGGAAAAGTCGGGGTGACGTGTTGCTGAAAATGGGGCGGCAGCGAGAGGCACTGGCTAACTATGAAGAGGCACTGGAGTTGGACCTGGAAGATGCTGGCATATGGCGAAGCCGGGGACGGGCATTGAAAGAAATAGGCGACTATGAGGAGGCGCTGTTCAGTTACGACCAGTTACTTCAGCTTGAACCAGAAGACTATTGCGCCTGGAGAGAACGGGCGGCGCTGCTGTCCAGGTTGCGGCGCTACCCAGAGGCACTGGAAAGCTATGACCATGCCCTGAAAATTAAGCCAGATGCGCACCACCTCTGGAATCTGCGTGCCCTTACCCTGGCCAAAATTGACCGGCATGAAGAGGCCCTGGAGAGTTGTGAGCAGGCACTGGCAGTCAAGCCAGATGAATTTAATACCTGGCGGGTTAAAACACTGGTCCTGGAACAATTAGATCGTTACGAAGAGGAGATTGAAAGCTGCGATCGCGCCTTGGACCTAAACCCAGACGACCACGAACTCTGGATCCATCGGGCAGCGGCTTTGAAAAAGTTAAACCGCAATCCAGAGGCACTAAAAAGCTATGACCGGGCATTAGAACTCAGTCCTGCCGACTACAAACTGTGGCATCAACGGGGATTAACACGGCGAAAGCTGGGCCAGGTAAACGGTGCGATCACTGATTTTGAGCGTGCCCTGGAACTCCGACCTGACTTTTATGCAGCCACCCGCAGCAAATTATTTCTCCTGATCACAACGGGACACATCCTTACGTACTTCACGGATTCTAGCAACCTGGCTGAACGCGAGAAGCTATACCGCGACCTGAGGAATGTCCTGGATGTCTTTGTAAAGAATAAGCTCCCGACCCTGATCGTTGTAGCACTGGTTGTTCTGTCTGCGACCCAAAGTCGAGTGATTGGCATAACCATTGCCGGAATTTTTCTACTGATCACAGTAATCAGTGATTTTATTTCCGAATCCCAACAATAG
- a CDS encoding DUF4278 domain-containing protein, giving the protein MILKFRGNRYHRSKVILETGSAQCEGLYRGNRYAVSHVHAQPAMHVQLCYRGTQYER; this is encoded by the coding sequence ATGATTCTGAAATTCCGTGGCAATCGCTACCATCGCTCTAAAGTAATCCTGGAAACTGGCTCAGCCCAATGCGAAGGACTGTATCGCGGCAATCGCTATGCAGTCAGCCACGTCCATGCTCAGCCTGCCATGCATGTTCAACTGTGCTACCGGGGCACTCAATACGAACGCTAG
- a CDS encoding DUF2808 domain-containing protein, with product MIRWSRLGAILAVSLPVLGTGVLSARAVQLPDGTVAFTGMPILDGASASQNAVYFWGSWYAFTITIPENAGEPLHKVTIAQENNVAYAYFDLSRTEAYEGSRRQSGAKLPIKAVTRDPERRLITVEFEPPVLPGRKITIELYANRNPDVGGVYLYGVTAFPAGEKPRGQFLGYGRIHIYDSYDSFGFRGRFRRW from the coding sequence ATGATCCGGTGGTCCCGTCTGGGGGCAATTCTGGCAGTGTCATTGCCTGTGCTTGGAACCGGTGTCCTGTCTGCTCGTGCCGTGCAACTGCCCGATGGAACCGTAGCATTTACGGGTATGCCCATTCTGGATGGGGCTTCAGCCTCGCAAAACGCCGTTTACTTCTGGGGGTCATGGTATGCCTTTACAATCACAATCCCCGAAAATGCTGGAGAACCCCTACACAAAGTGACGATCGCTCAGGAAAATAACGTTGCCTATGCCTACTTTGATCTCAGTAGAACCGAGGCCTATGAAGGCAGTCGCCGTCAATCTGGAGCAAAGCTGCCCATTAAAGCCGTGACCAGAGATCCAGAAAGACGGCTAATCACTGTAGAGTTTGAACCCCCTGTACTTCCAGGGCGGAAGATCACCATTGAGCTATACGCCAATCGCAATCCTGATGTTGGTGGGGTTTATCTATATGGGGTAACGGCCTTTCCTGCTGGAGAAAAACCAAGGGGGCAGTTTCTGGGCTACGGGCGTATTCATATCTATGACAGCTACGACAGTTTCGGCTTTAGAGGTCGGTTTCGGCGGTGGTAA
- a CDS encoding YbaB/EbfC family nucleoid-associated protein yields MSQGQGFGFGLGKMKELTEAFKKAQQVQEGAKRLQEELEQMEIEGESGGGLVKVVLSGNQEPLRVAISPEALGEGAEVLSDLVTTAMRDAYNRSTATMREKMEELTGGLNLPGI; encoded by the coding sequence ATGTCACAAGGACAGGGATTTGGCTTCGGGCTTGGCAAAATGAAAGAGCTGACGGAAGCCTTCAAAAAAGCTCAACAGGTTCAGGAAGGAGCCAAGCGCCTTCAGGAAGAACTGGAACAGATGGAAATTGAAGGCGAGTCTGGTGGCGGACTGGTCAAGGTGGTTCTGAGTGGTAATCAAGAGCCTCTACGAGTGGCGATTTCACCAGAGGCTTTGGGCGAGGGAGCAGAGGTTCTCTCTGATCTGGTTACAACGGCCATGCGGGATGCTTATAACCGATCGACCGCAACAATGCGGGAGAAAATGGAAGAACTGACTGGCGGGCTAAATCTGCCAGGAATTTAG
- a CDS encoding Mov34/MPN/PAD-1 family protein: MALILNDHQLETIVSHAERTYPDECCGLLVGKLTALERVTLNVWSTENRWTADMAEGLLERAPASHLPATKAHHYWIAPEEMLSAMKDARQQNLEIIGIYHSHPDHPAVPSECDRRLAWSQYSYLIVSVLQGKATNAQSWVLDENHQFQPEAIHSIEGSRMRRESLILNL; encoded by the coding sequence GTGGCTCTTATCCTTAACGATCATCAGCTAGAAACCATCGTAAGCCATGCCGAGCGGACTTATCCTGATGAGTGCTGCGGTTTGTTAGTTGGCAAGCTCACAGCGCTGGAGCGAGTCACCTTAAACGTTTGGAGCACTGAAAATCGCTGGACAGCCGACATGGCGGAGGGGCTTCTAGAGAGGGCGCCAGCCAGTCATTTGCCAGCCACTAAAGCCCACCACTACTGGATTGCTCCAGAAGAAATGCTGTCTGCAATGAAGGATGCCCGTCAGCAGAATCTGGAAATTATTGGGATTTACCATTCCCATCCCGACCATCCGGCGGTTCCTTCAGAATGCGATCGCCGCCTTGCCTGGTCCCAATACTCCTACCTGATTGTTTCCGTCCTCCAGGGCAAAGCCACGAATGCTCAAAGCTGGGTCCTGGACGAGAACCATCAGTTTCAACCCGAAGCCATTCACAGTATAGAAGGCTCCCGAATGCGACGGGAGTCGCTAATACTGAATCTTTAA